In Candidatus Hydrogenedens sp., the DNA window TAGAAATGGCAACGCTTGAATTGGAACAGCCTATTAGTAAAGAGGAATTGGAACAAATTGCAAATGACCCTACTCAGGTAGATTACAAGTTTAGGTCAGCAAGATATCTGTTGCGAGAATTATCTGAAGGTAAGTCTTTCCCTACTTCTTATGACTATCCTGTGCAGGTGTGGAATTTAGGAGGTATTCCGCATGTGGCTTTAGGTGGAGAGGTTGTTATAGATTATGTGAAATTCATTAAACAGATGTTTGGGAATAATGTAATTGTATTGGGATATTCGAACGATATGATGAGTTATATTCCTTCTGTGAGAGTCCTTCACGAAGGAGGGTATGAAGGCGGAGATTTCCAGATTGGATATGGTTTACCTGCAAAGTGGAAAGAATCTATTGAAGAACGAATTCTCTCGGCTGTAGAAAAACTCTGGTTGAAAGTGAAGTAATTAAACAATATCCCTGTCTCTGTATAAAAATAGAATGCCTATTATATCTATATACTCTTGTATATAATAGAAAATCGTAAAGTTGTTTTTTTATTGAGATTTTGGAATAAGCATCTAATCTCAAAAACTATAATACATAGGAAAGACTTTGCTATTGTGTTGGTTGACTTTTAGTAGTTCGATATATAAAAGAATATTCAGAATATACAGGGAAAAAATAGGAAATCAAGAAAGAGGGAACTATTTATAAAGAAATAACTTAATAATTTATAGAATTATAGATAAAAGAAGAAAGACAAAAGATGTGTTTGGGTATGTATTTATATTTATTTATTTTTGTGCGTTTTGTGGTGTTTGTATAAATCTTTTGAAAAAATTAGGGATTGTCTATATTTTTTAGTTTTTTACTCTATTATTGAAAAAATAAAGATGGTCTTGACAGAAAAACAAAATTATGCTATAAAAAATATAAAGAAAAGAGAACTTTTTTAAGTGTCAATATAGTAAAAAAATACAAGGTGAGACTTTCTTACTAATGAAAGTGAGATACAATATTTAACAATGTATACATGGAGAAAGATTTATGTCAAAATTGTCCTCTCGTATAATCGGGGTGATGATAATTTGTTGTTTTGAATTTTATACTTTCTCAGTGGAGAATAATTGTTTACAGGGATTTAATAATGAGCATCAAAAAGTATATAAAAATTTAATTGAGAGTTTGTCCTTGAACAATTTTTTTGATATAAATTCTGGAATATTGAAGACAAGGAAAGGAATAAAAAGTGTACTTATTCTGGATAGTGAATCACGGGGAATATTTAGAAGGAAATTGGAAGAACTAATACAGCAGAAATCGGACCAGAGTTTGGATTGTCTCATAGCAAAGTTTATATTAACTGAGTTAGATATTTTTGAATGGCGAAGCGATGAATTATATAAGCGGATATCGGAACTTTTGGAGATAGGGATACTACCTTCCCTGCCAGAATTATGTTCGTGGCGGGAAACCCTTTTTCAGGAGGCGGTAAAATATTTCATTAAGATTGGTAATTATGATTATGCCCGTAAATTAATAGCACTACAGATAAAAAAATTTCCAGATTCATCTATCCAAAAAGATGTGGAAGAACAATTACAACGATTAAATGTTTCACCAACACAATATTCACTAAGTCTGATTGATTCAACAGATATAAATAAAGAATATTCTCGACTTATTTATTACGACACTATTTTGCAACATATCAGAGATGAAGGATTAAAAACAGCCTTTATTGAAGAAATAAAGAAGTTTATTCATAAGAAAAAAACTAATGAGAATTTAGATATTTATAAGGAATTCGAATTTGCTCCAGAGGAATTAACCTTAGAATGGTACATCTCCATGGTTAAAAAAATTAAGGAGTCAAAGCGAGCCTTTTCAGAACCATTTGTTGTTGAAGAATTAGCAAAGGAATGGGACCAAGCAGATAAACAAGATGTATGGGATAGAATGCGATTGTTATATGGGTTTATACTGGATGTTTCTGATGATTATTTCCAAATTGTGATAAATCCAGAAATAGAAGAGCGTGTAGTTCGACTTCTTGTTGGGGAATGGCAAATATTAAATTGGGGATATGACCCGTTATATCGTAAAGAAGATGATAAAACAGGAAATTATGAGTTATTATGCAAATTATATGATAAAAGTTTAGAAGAATATGGGCGTGTCTGGAGGGATGAATGGGCATATCATTCCTCAATTGAATGTCCCGGTTTAGATAACGAAGGTGATGAGGAAAAGAATCTCTGTCGTTTTGCTTTTCTAACCTTTAATCCGAGATTGTTTGATTACTATTGCTGTGAGGCATGGAGAAGAGAACCTTATAATATGCTATTTCTTTCCTCTGCCGACCCAGAAAAAACTTTAAAATTGATTTTGTATGATTTTATACATTCCAAAGGGGATAAATCAGATGACGAAATACAGGCTTTATTAAAAAAGAGATTTCATGAAACATATAACATAGAAAAATTGGTTAAAATCTTACAGGTGATTTGTAAAACAAGTCCAGAATTAGCCACTCAATATCGAAGTGAAATAATTGAATTCTTCGATGCAAATAAGAAGCAGGACTGTATCCCGTCATTGGGATTAGATAATAAAACTCAAGATGTAGAGAATACAGATATTAGTCAGGAAAAGAAAGATGACAAATAACAAACCTTAAAAAAGGACATTCAGAGGGAAAAATGAACAAGAAAAACTTATTCAAGAAATTTGTGCCATTTATAATGGTATTTGCGATTTTAGATTCCTCGATTGACGCCTATGATACGATGATAGAAATAGGTTATTGGAAAAAAGTAAGCCAGCATATAAGGCAAGGATCTATTCAAAAAATAGAAGATAAGAAAGTAATTGAACAACTCATAGATGAAGCAAACAAAATTTATGAGAAATCAAAATCCTTCGATTTAACCATGTTCTTTTTGATGGAGAATATTGGGAAATGCTTATCATCCGTTCAAGTATCATTAAACTGGGACCCTGTAAAATTAGCAGTATATGCGACCCCTGAATTAGGAAGGGCTGTGTTAGAACTTTTTGAAAAAAACTACCTGAATTATTCAACGGATAAAAAGTCCGATTTATATCAGAAGATACTTAACAAACAGATGGAAAGAGGTCTTAAATTATCATCTGATACAAAAAACAATCAATCTGAAGAACTAAATGAGTTTAAACTTTGTGAGGAATTGTTTGAAGGAGAGGAGATAGATTTATGTAAAGAAAAAGTTTCTTACGGGTATTATAGGTATTTTTTTCCTGAATATTGTGTTTTCGTAATGGAATTTTATGACTATTTATGGTACATGGGTTGGCATGGACCGATAAGAAGTGGGATTTGCCTCCAGGATTATGACCTTGCTCATATTGCCCTTGTTTCTCCAGATAAATTCATTGATGATGTAAACCGCAGCCAATTAGAAGACATAGGAAATGCTAATGAAGAAAATATCTTTTTAGCTAAAGTCCCATGTTATATATCCAGAAGTCATGGTGAAAAGTTTTTGCTTTCCCGAGTTTTCCATGCCTATGACTATTTGCTAGAACTTAATCCACAGGTAGTTGAAAAGAGAAAAGAAGATATAAAGAAAGGTGTATTGAAACATGTTATAAAGTTTATTGCTGCAAGCGATAAATTTTATTCGACATATCCCTGGCGTAAAAATAAGGGGGGATATTATCTGCTATATGAGTTTCTTAATGCCGATTTGAAATATCGTGAACAGCTCCTGAATTTATATGAGAAATTAGGGACAAAAGAGGATATTTCAAATCTAAATAAATTAAAGGAAAATTTTTTAGATCTACCGGTTTGGGATGAACAAGATGCCTATGGAAAAAGTTTGAGAAATACCTGCATATTTATGCAAGACCAATTTAAACAAAAAGTAGACCAACTTATTGAAAAAATAAATGCAACAGATAACACCATACAGAGATAAATAAGTCCCGTAAACACTTATTGTCCAAACAAAAAAAGACTAATTGGTAAATAGTAAGGAAGATCGGAGGAGTGGAGGAATTGTGTGAATATATAACGAAGGAACGGGAGATGATGTGTAAAAATCTAAATTTTTTCAATCCCCTCTTTATTTATTAGCATAATGTAAACCGTTAAATACAGAATTTCTATTTAAGTTTTCATACATAGAGGTTGTTTTTGTTTTTATTCGTTACAAAAAAGAAATATATAACTATGATGAATTTTAGAGAATATCTCTGTAAATTGTAGATTTTGAGAGATTATGGTTATAAAATCGCTATGGTATGAATTTTGCAAATAAAAAAATGACAATTAAATTATTTGCAATTAGAGAATAAATAATGAGAAATCATATATTTTTTGAATTTTAATTTAAAAATATTATTTGAGTTTTATATAATTGTTTTGTATAATAAGTAACGATTGGTGGTTTTGTTTGTAATGTTTACAAAAATATATAACTCCAATGTGCGGGGTTATATTGGTTATAACAAATAACAACACGAAAGGAGTAAGTGATGATTTTAGCAGACATCATCAACATCATTGTCAGTGTATTTGTAAAGTATTTGGCTGGTTGGCTTACCGAACAGATATTAGCGCTTTTCGGCATAACAACAGCCTAAACAACTAACTGAAGGAGGGTAAAAGTATGGATTTTAATTTAATATTAAAAGACATCATTGTTAAAGTGGTTGATTATTTAGTAGGCTTTGTAAGCAAAATCATAACGGATTTCTTTTCTGCATTAACAGGAAAAGAGCCAGTAGATTAATTAATTGAAAAGTTTATAAATAGCACATGGTGAAAAAAATCGCCGTGTGCTATTTTAAATTTTAAAGGGATTTTTATGAAGCGAAGGGCTTTTTTAGGTAAAACGTTTTCTACTTTTCCTTTATATCATATATTTAAATCTTTTTCTTTAGGAGAGGTAGATAATCAAAAAGATAAAGGGATTAATGAGAAATCCGTAGATGATGGAAAAAATATATGGGGCCAATTTTTTGGATTTAATTTGTTAAATTATTTTATGGTTTATGGGAAGAAGCCCTTTCAAGAAGAAGAATTTGCTCTTATTCATCGTTTGGGTTTTAATTTTGTGCGATTGCCTATGGATTATCGGTGTTGGACTGATGAAAAGTCCTTATATCAGATACGGGAAGAAGATTTAAAAGAGATAGACAAAGCCGTTGAATTTGGTAAAAAATATAACATTCATGTTTGTTTGAATTTTCATCGTGCTCCGGGATGGACTGTAGCCAAACCTGATGAAGCAATGAATTTGTGGTTAGATGAAGAGGCTCAAAAAATCTGTTGTTATCACTGGCAAACTTTTGCGAAACGATATAAAGATATTGAACCAATGCAATTGAGTTTTAATCTTTTGAATGAGCCTGGAAATATATCAGCAGAAAAACATAAGAATGTTATAAGCAAATTAGTAGATGCTATTCATAGTGTAGATGAAAAAAGACCTATTCATTGTGATGGAAGGTTATGGGGTGCTATGCCTCCTGATGAATTATCTGATTTAGGTATTATTGCGGATTTACACATGTATCGTCCCTTCCCCATTACTCATTACAAAGCCTCATGGGCAGGGCAATGGGATAATGTCCCAGTTCCTGACTATCCGTATAAGGAGGGAGATTTTGTATGGGATAAGGAAGGGATTCGGGAGAAAGTAATTAATCCTTGGAAAAAACTCGAAGATAAAGGGGTTCCTGTGTTTGTCGGGGAATTCGGAGCATTTAATCAAACACCACATAAGGCTGTAATGGGCTGGTTGGAGGATACATTGAGTTTATTCCATGAAGTAGGATGGGGTTGGTCCATGTGGAATTTTAAAGGACCTTTTGGTCCGATTGATTCGGATAGAATGGATGTTGAGTATGAGGAATGGGAAGGGAATAAAGTTGACAGGCAAATGTTAACATTACTTCAAAAGTTTATACCCCAAAAGTAGTTTTTTGATAGGAATTTTGTGTTACTCTTATTTTGTTTATTTTTAATAATTTATACAAGCCTGTCAGATTTTTATCTTTTACATAAATATCTTCTATAATATGAAAACTTTTATTGTGTCTATTAATCAGTGTATAGAATAGAAAGAAGACGGATAAGGAAGTAAAATGAGTGTAGCCATAATAACGGGTTCGGGTGGTTTAATAGGTTCTGCATCGGTTCGGCGTTTTGCTAAAGAGAATTTTACGATTGTTGGAATTGATAATGATTTTCGTTCGTATTTTTTTGGTGAGGAAGCAAGTACCCGCTGGTCGGTGGAAAAACTGAAGGAAGAATTTCACAATTACCGTCATTATAATGTAGATATTCGTGACTATAATGAATTAGAAAAGATTTTTAATGAATATCAGAAAGATATTTCTATCGTTATACATACGGCAGCACAGCCCAGCCATGATTGGGCGGCAAAAGAACCGTTCACTGATTTTGGAGTCAATGCCTTAGGAACATTAAATTTGCTGGAATTAACCCGAAAATATGCCATTGATGCGGTATTTATTTTCACTTCTACTAATAAAGTGTATGGAGACCTTCCTAATTTTTTGCCTTTAATAGAACAGGAGACACGATGGGAAGTAGAACCGAGCCACCCCTGGGCAAGGTATGGAATTGATGAAACGATGAGTATTGACCAGAGCCAGCATTCCATTTTTGGAGCGTCAAAGGTTTCTGCGGATGTTATGACGCAAGAATATGGCAGATATTTTGGAATGAAAACGACGATATTCCGTGGGGGATGTCTAACAGGTCCTCAACATGCAGGGGCAGAATTACATGGATTTCTTGCTTACTTGATGAAGTGTGTAATGACGGGTAGAGAATATCGGATATATGGGTACAAAGGGAAGCAAGTCCGAGATAATATTCATGCAAATGACCTTGTAGAATGTTTTTGGGAGGTGTATAAATCTCCTCGTATCGCAGAGGTTTACAATATTGGAGGGAGTAGGCATAGTAATTGTTCTTTGCTGGAAGCGATAAAGATGAGCGAAGAAATTACCGGGAAGAAAATGAATTATGTATATATAGACCAGCCACGAAGAGGCGACCATATCTGGTGGATTAGCGATGTGAGGAAGTTTCAAAATCATTATCCGCAATGGAAATATAAATATGATATACAAAAAATATTAGAGGAGATTTATTATGGCCTCAAAGGCCGATTATGATTTGTGTCCGATAACGAAAAATACGCTTTTATACTCTATTGTTATTCCCGCACATAACGAAGAAAAGAATATATTACCGACAGTGGAAGAATTAGTTCAAGAATTGCGGATGGAGGGTATTCCTTTTGAAATTGTGATTGTGAATGATAATAGTACGGACAATACCCTTCAGGTAATAAAAGAAATGAGTAAACAATATCCTGAAATTGTCCCTGTAGATAATCCTTTACCTGGTGGTTTAGGCCGTGCAATTCGTAGTGGATTAAAAAATGTTAAAGGGGATGTAATTGCGATTGTGATGGCAGACCGTTCCGATGACCCCAAGGATATTGTCCGTTGCTATCGTAAAATTGAAGAAGGATATGATTGTGTATTTGGTTCTCGTTTTCGAAAAGAAAGCGTAGTTACACATTATCCCCAAGTGAAATTAATTGCCAACCGAATTGTTAATAAATTTTTACAAATACTTTTTTTAACTCGGTTTAATGATTTAACCAATGCGTTTAAGGTATATCGCCGTCATGTGATAGAAAGTATCAGTCCCTTACAATCAGCCCACTTCAATATAACTATAGAGATGTCGTTATCTGCACTTATTCGTAAATATAAGATTGCAGAAATTCCAATTTCATGGTATGGAAGGACATGGG includes these proteins:
- a CDS encoding cellulase family glycosylhydrolase — its product is MKRRAFLGKTFSTFPLYHIFKSFSLGEVDNQKDKGINEKSVDDGKNIWGQFFGFNLLNYFMVYGKKPFQEEEFALIHRLGFNFVRLPMDYRCWTDEKSLYQIREEDLKEIDKAVEFGKKYNIHVCLNFHRAPGWTVAKPDEAMNLWLDEEAQKICCYHWQTFAKRYKDIEPMQLSFNLLNEPGNISAEKHKNVISKLVDAIHSVDEKRPIHCDGRLWGAMPPDELSDLGIIADLHMYRPFPITHYKASWAGQWDNVPVPDYPYKEGDFVWDKEGIREKVINPWKKLEDKGVPVFVGEFGAFNQTPHKAVMGWLEDTLSLFHEVGWGWSMWNFKGPFGPIDSDRMDVEYEEWEGNKVDRQMLTLLQKFIPQK
- a CDS encoding NAD-dependent epimerase/dehydratase family protein, which produces MSVAIITGSGGLIGSASVRRFAKENFTIVGIDNDFRSYFFGEEASTRWSVEKLKEEFHNYRHYNVDIRDYNELEKIFNEYQKDISIVIHTAAQPSHDWAAKEPFTDFGVNALGTLNLLELTRKYAIDAVFIFTSTNKVYGDLPNFLPLIEQETRWEVEPSHPWARYGIDETMSIDQSQHSIFGASKVSADVMTQEYGRYFGMKTTIFRGGCLTGPQHAGAELHGFLAYLMKCVMTGREYRIYGYKGKQVRDNIHANDLVECFWEVYKSPRIAEVYNIGGSRHSNCSLLEAIKMSEEITGKKMNYVYIDQPRRGDHIWWISDVRKFQNHYPQWKYKYDIQKILEEIYYGLKGRL
- a CDS encoding glycosyltransferase family 2 protein translates to MASKADYDLCPITKNTLLYSIVIPAHNEEKNILPTVEELVQELRMEGIPFEIVIVNDNSTDNTLQVIKEMSKQYPEIVPVDNPLPGGLGRAIRSGLKNVKGDVIAIVMADRSDDPKDIVRCYRKIEEGYDCVFGSRFRKESVVTHYPQVKLIANRIVNKFLQILFLTRFNDLTNAFKVYRRHVIESISPLQSAHFNITIEMSLSALIRKYKIAEIPISWYGRTWGQSKLKLREMGRRYLCTMLMIWFERLLILDDIMKEKDHPSR